The following are from one region of the Ignavibacteriota bacterium genome:
- the mnmE gene encoding tRNA uridine-5-carboxymethylaminomethyl(34) synthesis GTPase MnmE: MKFEISEDTIIALATPPGIGAISIIRISGPESISAIDKIFSGKMKINDAKSHTIHYGKIIYNNEILDDVLVSVFRAPNTYTAEDCIEISTHGSPLITQRIISLIIDNTRVRPAEPGEFTKRAFLNNRIDLTQAEAVADLINSRTAVSLRGARNQMNGLLFSKIRSLRQQLVDISSIIELELDFSEEDIVLFQKSEMIGRIKDILSEIDVLLNSYSFGKVIRDGIHVAIVGAPNVGKSSLLNYLLKESRAIVSDTPGTTRDTISEMISIDGFLFRLHDTAGIRFSVDEIENEGIERARQVIKNADIIFLIGDVIVGFSEFLEEELHTLNSTVRVLKILNKIDLGVNSNYSENFRISAKTGFGINNLLAGLKEVALHGGTYTEKDIIISNIRHFDCLMKVKTCLIKALNTISENYSGEFLASDLRAAEISFSEIIGEITPEDILNNIFSKFCIGK; this comes from the coding sequence ATGAAATTTGAAATTAGTGAAGATACAATAATAGCGCTTGCAACACCTCCAGGAATAGGTGCTATTTCGATTATTAGAATTAGTGGTCCAGAGTCTATTTCAGCTATCGACAAGATCTTTTCTGGAAAAATGAAAATCAACGACGCCAAATCTCATACAATTCATTATGGAAAAATTATCTATAATAATGAAATTCTTGATGATGTTTTGGTATCAGTGTTTAGAGCGCCAAATACTTATACAGCAGAAGATTGTATTGAGATTAGTACGCACGGAAGCCCGCTAATTACGCAAAGAATAATTTCTTTGATAATTGACAACACAAGAGTTCGCCCCGCCGAACCAGGTGAGTTTACAAAAAGAGCCTTTCTTAATAATCGAATTGATCTTACCCAAGCCGAAGCAGTTGCAGATTTAATAAATTCTAGAACGGCTGTTTCTCTAAGAGGTGCTAGAAACCAGATGAACGGCTTATTGTTTTCCAAAATACGATCTTTAAGGCAGCAATTAGTTGATATATCTTCAATAATTGAACTTGAATTGGATTTTTCTGAGGAGGATATAGTCCTCTTTCAAAAAAGTGAAATGATCGGCCGAATTAAGGATATTTTAAGTGAAATCGATGTTTTATTGAACTCTTACTCGTTTGGTAAAGTTATTCGAGATGGAATACATGTGGCAATTGTAGGGGCACCCAATGTTGGAAAATCATCATTACTAAATTATTTATTAAAAGAGTCAAGGGCCATCGTGAGTGATACACCGGGAACCACTCGAGATACAATTTCGGAAATGATTTCGATTGATGGTTTCTTATTTAGATTACATGATACGGCAGGAATAAGGTTTTCAGTAGATGAAATTGAGAATGAAGGAATTGAGAGAGCACGACAAGTAATTAAAAATGCAGATATTATTTTCCTAATTGGTGATGTGATAGTTGGATTTTCAGAATTTCTTGAAGAGGAACTCCATACCTTGAATTCCACAGTAAGAGTATTAAAGATTCTTAATAAAATTGATTTAGGAGTTAATAGTAATTATTCCGAAAATTTTCGAATATCTGCTAAAACAGGTTTTGGAATTAATAATCTTCTAGCAGGATTGAAGGAAGTTGCATTGCACGGTGGAACATATACTGAGAAAGATATAATTATTTCCAATATTAGACATTTTGATTGTTTGATGAAAGTCAAGACATGTCTAATAAAGGCTTTAAACACTATTTCTGAGAATTATAGTGGCGAATTTCTGGCAAGTGATTTAAGAGCTGCAGAAATATCCTTTTCAGAAATAATCGGAGAGATAACACCTGAAGATATATTAAATAATATTTTTTCAAAATTCTGTATTGGAAAGTGA
- a CDS encoding Hsp20/alpha crystallin family protein gives MAIIRFNPVRDLLNVEREFNRMLRTFGDRFGLPTKEEFDNGYENAVWMPLTDIFEDKDKYMIKADLPGMKKDDVKISYTDGQLSISGERVQEQESKDTKCHRVERTYGKYFRSFNLPTEIKEDKIKAEFKDGQLTITIPKADELKPKEIEIKVN, from the coding sequence ATGGCTATTATAAGATTTAATCCAGTTCGTGACCTCTTGAATGTTGAAAGAGAGTTCAACAGGATGCTCAGAACTTTTGGAGATCGATTTGGTCTCCCAACAAAAGAAGAATTTGACAATGGTTATGAAAATGCTGTTTGGATGCCTTTAACCGATATCTTTGAAGACAAAGATAAATATATGATCAAAGCAGATCTTCCGGGTATGAAGAAAGATGATGTTAAGATTTCTTATACTGATGGTCAACTAAGCATTAGCGGGGAGAGAGTCCAGGAACAAGAATCAAAAGACACCAAATGTCATCGTGTAGAGAGAACATACGGTAAGTATTTCAGATCTTTCAATCTTCCAACAGAAATAAAAGAAGATAAGATCAAAGCTGAGTTCAAGGATGGTCAGTTAACAATCACGATTCCAAAAGCAGATGAATTAAAACCAAAAGAGATTGAGATAAAGGTAAACTAG